One window of the Corynebacterium glutamicum ATCC 13032 genome contains the following:
- the dnaE gene encoding DNA polymerase III subunit alpha codes for MAKQSSFVHLHNHTEFSMLDGMAKIDMLADEVKAQGMPAVGITDHGNMYGSNPFYRKMTEMGIKPIIGIETYMAPESRFKKERVRWGEPHQKSDDVSGSGAYLHQTMLAENTTGLRNLFYLSSMASYEGQLGKWPRMDADIIAEHAEGIIATTGCPSGDVQTRLRLGQFDEALEAAAMWQDIYGRDNYFLELMDHGLDIETRVRSELLEIGRKLNLPPLVTNDCHYVLESQAQAHEAMLCVQTGKTLHDEDRFKFGGTGYYVKSAEQMRALWDDMVPDGCDNTLWIAERVQSYDEIWEEHSHDRMPIADVPEGYTPTTWLHHEVMAGLEDRFSGQQVPEDYIERAEYEISVIDMKGYPSYFLIVAEIIKHARSIGIRVGPGRGSAAGALVAYALTITNIDPMEHGLLFERFLNPERPSAPDIDIDFDDRRRGEMIRYAADRWGEDKIAQVITFGTVKTKQALKDSARVQMGQPGYQIADRVIKELPPAIMAKDIPLSGITDPDHPRFNEAGAVRQLIETDPDVKRIYDTARGLEGVVRQSGVHACAVIMSSVPLLDCIPMWKRPADGALITGWDYPACEAIGLLKMDFLGLRNLTVIGDAIENIKANRDGEVLDLENLAIEDEETYKLLGRGETLGVFQLDGGGMQELLKRMQPTGFNDIVAALALYRPGPMGVNAHWDYADRKNGRKPITPIHPELEEALEEILGETYGLIVYQEQIMRISQKVANYTAGQADGFRKAMGKKKPEVLEKEFANFEGGMKANGYSDAAIKTLWDTILPFAGYAFNKSHAAGYGLVSFWTAYLKAHYAPEYMAALLTSVGDNKDKSAIYLSDCRHLGIRVLSPDINESSLNFLPVGTDIRYGLGAIRNVGAEVVDSILDTRKEKGLFKDFSDYLDKIDTLPCNKRITESLIKGGAFDSLGHARKGLMLVFEDAVDSVIATKKAADKGQFDLFAAFDSDNNDDVASFFQITVPDDEWDRKHELALEREMLGLYVSGHPLDGYEDAIAAQVDTALTTIVAGELKHGAEVTVGGIISGVDRRFSKKDGSPWAIVTIEDHNGASVELLVFNKVYSIVGSMIVEDNIILAKAHISIRDDRMSLFCDDLRVPELGPGNGQGLPLRLSMRTDQCTMSNIAKLKQVLVDNKGESDVYLNLIDGDNSTVMILGDHLRVNRSASLMGDLKATMGPGILG; via the coding sequence ATGGCCAAGCAATCCTCATTTGTACATCTTCACAACCACACCGAGTTTTCCATGCTTGATGGAATGGCCAAGATCGATATGTTGGCCGATGAGGTTAAAGCCCAGGGAATGCCTGCGGTCGGAATCACCGACCACGGCAATATGTATGGCTCCAACCCCTTTTATCGCAAGATGACAGAGATGGGCATTAAGCCCATCATTGGCATTGAAACGTATATGGCACCTGAGTCTCGTTTTAAGAAAGAGCGTGTGCGTTGGGGCGAACCACACCAAAAATCAGATGATGTTTCTGGTTCCGGTGCGTATTTGCACCAGACGATGCTTGCAGAAAACACCACAGGTTTAAGAAACCTCTTTTATCTATCTTCGATGGCATCGTACGAAGGCCAGCTAGGCAAGTGGCCCCGCATGGACGCCGATATCATCGCTGAGCACGCCGAAGGCATCATCGCCACCACGGGTTGCCCTTCCGGCGATGTGCAAACACGCCTGCGCTTGGGCCAGTTCGACGAAGCCCTTGAAGCAGCCGCCATGTGGCAGGACATCTATGGTCGCGACAACTACTTCCTCGAGTTGATGGACCACGGGCTCGACATTGAAACCCGTGTGCGCAGTGAGCTGCTCGAAATCGGACGCAAGCTCAATTTGCCACCCCTGGTCACCAACGACTGCCACTATGTGCTGGAATCTCAGGCGCAAGCCCACGAGGCAATGCTCTGCGTGCAAACAGGCAAGACGCTTCATGATGAAGACCGATTCAAATTCGGCGGAACCGGCTATTACGTTAAATCTGCAGAACAAATGCGTGCACTCTGGGACGACATGGTTCCAGATGGCTGCGACAACACCCTGTGGATCGCTGAACGTGTGCAGTCCTATGACGAAATCTGGGAAGAACACTCACACGACCGCATGCCTATCGCTGATGTTCCAGAAGGCTACACCCCAACCACTTGGTTGCACCATGAAGTGATGGCTGGCTTGGAGGATCGTTTCTCTGGACAGCAAGTTCCTGAGGATTATATTGAGCGCGCGGAGTATGAGATCTCCGTTATTGATATGAAGGGCTACCCTTCCTACTTCCTCATCGTTGCTGAAATTATCAAGCACGCTCGTTCCATTGGCATCCGTGTAGGACCTGGCCGTGGTTCGGCTGCAGGTGCATTGGTTGCCTACGCGTTGACCATCACCAACATTGACCCCATGGAACACGGATTGCTGTTCGAGAGATTCCTCAACCCAGAACGACCATCCGCACCCGATATCGATATTGACTTCGATGATCGCCGCCGCGGTGAAATGATCCGTTACGCAGCTGACCGTTGGGGCGAGGACAAGATTGCTCAGGTGATCACCTTCGGTACGGTGAAAACAAAGCAGGCACTGAAAGACTCCGCCCGTGTGCAAATGGGGCAGCCAGGCTATCAAATCGCTGACCGCGTGATCAAGGAGCTTCCACCTGCCATTATGGCGAAGGATATTCCGTTGTCCGGTATCACCGATCCGGATCACCCTCGTTTTAATGAAGCAGGTGCGGTGCGCCAGCTGATCGAAACCGACCCTGATGTGAAGCGCATTTACGACACCGCTCGTGGTTTGGAAGGCGTGGTGCGCCAATCTGGCGTGCACGCGTGTGCCGTGATTATGTCTTCTGTACCGCTGCTGGACTGCATTCCGATGTGGAAGCGGCCAGCCGACGGCGCACTGATTACAGGCTGGGATTACCCAGCATGTGAGGCCATTGGCCTGTTGAAGATGGACTTCCTGGGACTTCGAAACCTTACCGTTATTGGCGATGCGATTGAAAACATTAAGGCCAACCGCGATGGGGAAGTGCTTGATCTAGAAAACCTAGCGATCGAGGATGAAGAAACCTACAAGCTGCTAGGCCGTGGAGAAACCCTTGGTGTGTTCCAGCTTGATGGTGGTGGCATGCAGGAGCTGCTGAAGCGTATGCAGCCAACCGGCTTCAATGACATCGTCGCAGCGCTTGCGCTGTATCGCCCAGGCCCCATGGGTGTGAACGCGCACTGGGATTACGCCGACCGTAAAAACGGACGCAAGCCCATTACTCCAATTCACCCAGAGTTGGAGGAAGCTCTGGAAGAAATCCTTGGTGAAACCTATGGTCTGATTGTGTACCAGGAGCAGATCATGAGGATCTCCCAGAAGGTCGCAAACTACACCGCTGGTCAAGCAGATGGTTTCCGTAAAGCCATGGGTAAGAAGAAGCCCGAGGTCCTGGAAAAGGAGTTCGCAAACTTCGAAGGTGGAATGAAGGCGAACGGCTATTCAGATGCCGCGATTAAGACTTTGTGGGATACCATTCTGCCGTTCGCCGGCTACGCGTTCAACAAGTCTCACGCCGCAGGTTATGGACTTGTATCCTTCTGGACTGCCTATTTGAAGGCGCACTACGCGCCGGAATACATGGCAGCACTGCTGACTTCTGTGGGTGATAACAAGGACAAATCGGCGATCTACCTTTCTGATTGCCGACACCTTGGAATTCGAGTGCTTTCGCCGGATATTAACGAGTCCTCGTTGAACTTCCTTCCTGTTGGCACCGATATTCGCTATGGCCTGGGAGCCATTAGAAACGTGGGTGCTGAAGTTGTGGATTCCATTTTGGATACCCGCAAGGAAAAGGGCCTATTTAAGGACTTCTCAGACTACTTGGACAAGATCGATACCCTGCCGTGTAACAAGCGCATCACCGAGTCTTTGATCAAGGGTGGCGCTTTTGACTCCCTTGGACACGCACGAAAAGGCCTCATGCTGGTCTTCGAAGATGCCGTTGATTCCGTCATCGCTACCAAAAAAGCTGCTGACAAGGGACAATTTGATCTCTTTGCAGCTTTCGACTCGGATAACAACGACGATGTGGCAAGTTTCTTCCAGATCACCGTTCCTGATGACGAATGGGACCGTAAGCATGAGCTCGCACTCGAGCGAGAAATGCTGGGTCTGTATGTTTCTGGACACCCACTCGATGGCTATGAAGATGCCATTGCTGCCCAGGTTGATACAGCACTGACCACCATTGTTGCCGGTGAACTCAAGCACGGCGCAGAAGTGACCGTGGGTGGCATTATCTCTGGTGTGGATCGACGGTTCTCCAAGAAGGACGGTTCCCCTTGGGCGATTGTCACCATTGAAGATCACAACGGCGCGTCCGTTGAATTGTTGGTCTTCAACAAGGTGTATTCCATCGTTGGATCCATGATTGTGGAAGACAACATCATCTTGGCCAAGGCACACATCTCCATTCGAGATGATCGTATGAGCCTTTTCTGTGATGATCTCCGCGTTCCAGAGCTTGGGCCAGGAAACGGGCAAGGACTTCCGCTTCGTTTGTCCATGCGTACTGATCAGTGCACCATGTCCAACATTGCCAAGCTCAAGCAGGTGCTGGTGGACAACAAGGGTGAATCTGATGTGTACCTCAATTTGATCGATGGGGATAACTCCACGGTCATGATTTTGGGTGATCACTTAAGAGTCAACCGATCCGCAAGTTTGATGGGCGACCTCAAGGCAACGATGGGGCCAGGCATCCTCGGTTAA
- the rarD gene encoding EamA family transporter RarD: MIFGVLAYLGWGMFPAFFPLLLPAGPFEILAHRILWTAVLMMIIISFTSGWKELKSADRGTWLRIILSSLFIAGNWLIYVIAVNSGQVTEAALGYFINPLLSVVLGIVFFKEQLRKLQISAVVIAAAGVLVLTFLGDKPPYLAITLAFTFGIYGALKKQVKMSAASSLCAETLVLLPIAVIYLIGLEASGHSTFFNNGSGHMALLICSGLVTAVPLLMFALAAKAIPLSTVGMLQYLTPTMQMLWALFVVNESVEPMRWFGFVFIWIAVTIYITDSLLKK; this comes from the coding sequence ATGATTTTCGGCGTACTCGCATACTTGGGATGGGGCATGTTCCCGGCCTTTTTCCCACTACTTCTTCCGGCAGGACCGTTCGAAATTTTAGCGCATCGGATCCTATGGACTGCTGTATTAATGATGATTATCATTAGTTTCACGTCGGGATGGAAAGAGCTTAAGTCCGCTGATCGCGGTACATGGTTACGCATTATATTGTCATCGTTGTTTATTGCCGGGAACTGGCTGATCTATGTCATCGCTGTCAATTCTGGGCAAGTTACTGAAGCCGCTCTCGGATACTTTATTAACCCCCTGTTAAGTGTCGTGCTTGGCATTGTGTTCTTCAAAGAACAGTTACGAAAACTGCAAATTAGTGCGGTGGTTATTGCTGCTGCGGGGGTTTTGGTACTAACATTTCTAGGTGATAAGCCACCGTATTTAGCGATAACACTAGCATTTACATTCGGCATCTATGGAGCGTTGAAAAAACAAGTCAAGATGTCTGCTGCTAGTTCTTTGTGCGCTGAAACTTTAGTACTGCTGCCCATCGCAGTCATATACCTGATTGGGCTCGAAGCTTCCGGTCACAGTACCTTTTTCAACAATGGCAGTGGGCACATGGCGTTATTAATCTGCTCGGGTTTGGTCACAGCCGTCCCGCTGTTGATGTTTGCATTGGCCGCCAAGGCAATACCTCTTTCCACTGTCGGCATGCTGCAATATCTGACCCCAACGATGCAGATGCTGTGGGCATTGTTTGTGGTCAACGAATCAGTAGAACCAATGCGTTGGTTCGGATTCGTTTTCATTTGGATCGCAGTTACTATTTACATCACAGATAGCCTACTTAAGAAGTAG
- a CDS encoding transporter substrate-binding domain-containing protein, protein MNKSSFRRAFYIIICSISLYSCASFPVDSEGTLDRARGDELVVGISENKPWTQTSGTGRYSGIEVDLIEGFADTIDADVQWLHAPESVLAEKIKNGQLDLMIGGLSSSSPWSSHMALSRPYHQFDGEEKVMGVRLGENDLMMALERYLAHEFGEIR, encoded by the coding sequence ATGAATAAGTCCAGCTTTCGTAGAGCCTTTTATATAATAATTTGCTCTATATCTCTCTACTCCTGTGCTTCCTTCCCTGTAGATTCGGAAGGCACTTTGGATCGTGCTCGCGGCGATGAACTCGTAGTTGGAATATCGGAAAACAAACCTTGGACGCAGACTAGCGGAACTGGTAGATATTCAGGCATAGAAGTCGATCTCATTGAAGGCTTCGCAGACACAATCGACGCAGATGTGCAATGGCTACATGCCCCAGAATCAGTACTGGCCGAGAAAATCAAAAATGGCCAACTTGATCTCATGATTGGGGGGTTATCTTCTTCATCTCCTTGGTCTTCTCATATGGCACTGTCTCGCCCATACCACCAATTCGATGGAGAAGAAAAAGTCATGGGGGTCAGGCTAGGAGAAAATGATCTCATGATGGCTTTGGAACGGTACCTCGCTCACGAGTTTGGTGAAATTAGATGA
- a CDS encoding cation transporter: MSPEAKEAQDSRRNEMPEKKRAVLRKAIKLEWATIAWVLFSIVLVGVVAGQSQAMRSAWIEDMLSLVPPIAFLLASRISKAVATRKHPYGKHRSIAIGHQAAALALLIMGSLLIYEAVSALIKGERPPIGLAILFGHDVWSGWLMIGVMISVSIPMVIVGRVKINLAKDLHDKLLYADADMAKADWGTAVASTVGVLGIGLGFWWADAVAALVISASILRDGVINMKAAISDLGDGRAMTYDNSAPHPLNDDVEKAALEMHWVKHARARIRDQGRCFHTELFVEPVEGYTPAPEEITSLVKRIQNLDWKLQDVVASVVEKIDRFQAPS, from the coding sequence ATGAGTCCAGAAGCCAAAGAAGCCCAAGATTCTAGGCGCAACGAGATGCCCGAGAAAAAGCGAGCGGTGCTACGTAAAGCGATTAAGTTGGAATGGGCAACGATCGCATGGGTTCTTTTTTCGATCGTTTTGGTAGGTGTTGTCGCTGGTCAATCGCAGGCCATGCGTAGTGCATGGATTGAAGACATGCTTTCTTTGGTACCACCTATCGCTTTTCTTTTAGCCTCCCGAATCAGCAAAGCTGTGGCAACCAGAAAACATCCATACGGCAAGCACCGGTCGATTGCTATCGGGCACCAAGCTGCAGCACTGGCCCTGCTTATCATGGGAAGCCTTTTAATTTATGAAGCGGTATCTGCACTGATCAAGGGAGAAAGGCCTCCGATAGGTTTAGCTATTTTATTTGGCCATGACGTGTGGTCAGGTTGGTTAATGATCGGGGTTATGATTTCAGTGTCGATCCCGATGGTGATTGTAGGGCGAGTAAAAATAAACTTAGCTAAAGATCTCCACGATAAACTCCTCTATGCAGACGCGGATATGGCCAAGGCTGACTGGGGCACAGCAGTCGCTAGCACAGTAGGCGTGCTCGGAATAGGACTGGGTTTTTGGTGGGCGGATGCAGTTGCAGCTCTAGTAATATCAGCTTCAATTCTCAGAGATGGCGTGATAAATATGAAAGCTGCTATATCTGACTTAGGTGATGGACGAGCCATGACTTATGACAATTCCGCCCCTCACCCATTAAATGATGATGTGGAAAAGGCTGCCCTAGAGATGCATTGGGTCAAACACGCCCGCGCTAGGATACGCGACCAAGGCCGCTGTTTCCACACAGAGTTATTTGTCGAACCAGTAGAAGGATACACACCTGCTCCGGAAGAAATAACTTCTCTAGTTAAGCGAATCCAAAACCTTGACTGGAAGCTGCAAGATGTCGTAGCTTCCGTCGTCGAAAAAATCGACCGGTTTCAGGCCCCTTCGTAA
- a CDS encoding SDR family oxidoreductase has product MISLLNDPRTLFPKVDPPKQSQPEPGLDIKLSPQADIGLSSYQGSGRLKGRKALITGGDSGIGAAVAIAYAREGADVAIAYLPEEQADADRVLQAIEETGQKAFSFPGDLRDPEYCRSLVQETVNALGGLDILVNNASRQVWAPGLTEITDENFDQTLQVNLYGSFRVTKAAIPHLKPGSSIIFTSSIQAYQPSETLLDYAMTKAALNNLSKGLASSLIGDGIRVNSVAPGPFWTPLQPSHGQPQEKIEGFGQHAPIGRAGHPVELAGAYVFLASDEASYVVGETLGVTGGTPTP; this is encoded by the coding sequence ATGATTTCATTGCTAAATGATCCACGTACGCTATTCCCGAAAGTCGATCCCCCAAAGCAAAGCCAGCCGGAACCAGGCCTAGATATAAAACTTTCCCCCCAAGCCGATATTGGTCTCTCCAGCTATCAAGGAAGTGGAAGGCTTAAGGGCCGCAAGGCTCTTATTACTGGTGGCGATTCTGGGATTGGAGCTGCCGTAGCAATCGCTTATGCTCGCGAGGGGGCAGATGTTGCGATCGCTTACTTGCCCGAAGAACAAGCCGATGCTGACAGAGTGCTCCAAGCAATCGAGGAAACAGGTCAAAAAGCTTTTTCTTTCCCTGGTGATCTCCGTGATCCAGAATACTGTCGCTCGCTGGTCCAAGAGACGGTGAACGCTTTAGGTGGCCTAGACATCTTGGTCAACAACGCGTCACGTCAGGTGTGGGCACCTGGTTTGACCGAAATTACCGACGAAAACTTCGACCAGACTTTGCAGGTTAACCTCTATGGTAGTTTTCGGGTTACCAAAGCAGCTATACCTCATCTGAAGCCCGGATCATCGATAATCTTTACATCGTCCATTCAGGCGTACCAACCTTCGGAAACCCTCTTGGATTACGCCATGACTAAGGCGGCATTGAACAATTTGTCAAAGGGCTTGGCAAGTAGTCTGATAGGCGATGGCATTCGGGTAAATTCTGTAGCCCCAGGTCCTTTCTGGACGCCGTTGCAACCCAGCCATGGTCAGCCACAAGAGAAAATAGAAGGATTTGGCCAGCACGCTCCGATTGGAAGAGCGGGTCACCCTGTTGAGTTGGCAGGTGCGTACGTTTTTCTCGCTTCTGACGAAGCCAGCTATGTGGTAGGAGAAACCCTGGGAGTCACAGGTGGGACGCCCACCCCATAG
- a CDS encoding FAD/NAD(P)-binding protein, producing MGGGKPLFKVAIIGGGPRGLWAAEELLALARERGASIDLHVFNDGLGVAYQPDQPEEWLINVRSSTINTQFSDFSQWLRKRNVDSSFPPRRLVGEFLEESWDALLEYVPQGCSLTMHTKHVDTIKPCGKKSERWLVQEQEFDEILLATGHAHDWPGSLSQEDFPGSVRLIASPYPANNLDGIKSTDRVLVRGAALTFIDITRVCSPAVFIPITRTGKLMIPKPDVTDLYLEDLLNEGSEKIRSAKDLSELRTVLKEVSSQIQERAGKKDEEWGMGATWRELYPSIVERASYEGRDSLIGFDHLAREMERLAFGPPSESFEYLQELVKSGVVDITHLHRGREPLTDLVRELEITVVIDAVLPPPGVVPGTLVHNLVKEGYARMRPGTRGLDVAADGTVQGQRHLAAVGRMTEDVVLGNDTLSRSLHDIIPKWARRVIRDASTYPDRVHGTPPLPARLEPWAEKLTSDPATCRHLIEEFGSPVNVLHSGSMPRNINELVDAGIQMGVDTRIFFARKANKGLTFVDAVKDTGHGVDVASERELSQVLNRGVPGERIILSAAIKPDRLLALAIENGVIISVDSRDELDRISALVGDRVARVAPRVAPDPAVLPPTRFGERAADWGNRLTEVIPGVDIVGLHVHLHGYAAKDRALALQECCQLVDSLRECGHSPQFIDLGGGVPMSYIESEEDWIRYQSAKSATSAGYAESFTWKDDPLSNTYPFYQTPVRGNWLKDVLSKGVAQMLIDRGLRLHLEPGRSLLDGCGVTLAEVAFVKTRSDGLPLVGLAMNRTQCRTTSDDFLIDPLHITDGDVGEEIEAYLVGAYCIEDELILRRRIRFPRGVKPGDIIGIPNTAGYFMHILESASHQIPLAKNVVWPEGQLDDIDAD from the coding sequence ATGGGTGGAGGAAAACCTTTGTTCAAGGTAGCTATCATTGGTGGCGGACCGCGCGGGTTGTGGGCTGCTGAAGAATTACTAGCTCTTGCTAGGGAGAGAGGAGCCAGCATTGATCTTCATGTTTTTAATGATGGTCTCGGTGTGGCATATCAACCTGATCAGCCTGAAGAATGGCTGATAAATGTACGATCTTCCACGATTAATACACAGTTCAGCGACTTCAGTCAATGGCTACGAAAACGCAATGTAGATTCATCTTTCCCACCTCGACGATTAGTAGGGGAGTTCCTGGAAGAATCTTGGGATGCGCTTCTTGAATATGTACCTCAGGGGTGTTCTCTTACGATGCACACTAAACATGTAGACACAATCAAACCCTGCGGTAAAAAGAGTGAACGTTGGTTAGTGCAGGAACAAGAGTTTGATGAAATTCTTTTAGCTACTGGACATGCACACGATTGGCCTGGATCCTTATCGCAAGAAGATTTCCCCGGGTCAGTGCGTCTGATCGCATCTCCTTATCCTGCTAATAATCTAGACGGGATCAAGTCCACAGACAGAGTGTTAGTGCGTGGGGCAGCTCTCACTTTCATCGACATCACTCGAGTATGCTCACCGGCCGTATTCATTCCAATAACCCGCACAGGGAAACTAATGATACCGAAGCCCGACGTGACCGACTTATATTTAGAGGACCTCTTAAATGAGGGTTCGGAAAAGATTCGGTCCGCCAAGGATCTTTCCGAACTTAGGACAGTTCTAAAAGAGGTTTCCTCCCAAATTCAGGAACGAGCTGGGAAAAAAGATGAAGAATGGGGAATGGGGGCCACTTGGCGGGAGCTGTACCCCAGCATCGTGGAACGCGCTTCCTACGAAGGGCGTGACAGCCTAATCGGATTTGATCACTTAGCCCGGGAAATGGAAAGATTAGCCTTCGGCCCACCATCCGAAAGTTTTGAATACCTCCAAGAACTCGTAAAATCCGGAGTGGTAGACATCACTCACCTGCATCGTGGCCGGGAACCACTGACAGATTTAGTTCGTGAACTTGAAATAACTGTGGTGATAGACGCTGTTCTTCCCCCGCCGGGAGTAGTGCCAGGCACATTGGTGCACAATTTGGTAAAAGAGGGATATGCCAGAATGCGTCCTGGGACTCGGGGGTTAGATGTAGCGGCTGACGGCACCGTTCAAGGGCAACGACATTTGGCTGCAGTCGGACGGATGACGGAAGATGTGGTTTTGGGTAATGACACATTGTCGCGATCATTACATGACATAATCCCGAAGTGGGCTCGTCGAGTTATCCGCGACGCGAGCACGTATCCCGATAGGGTACATGGTACTCCACCGCTTCCGGCACGGTTGGAACCCTGGGCGGAAAAGCTCACTTCAGATCCGGCCACATGCCGCCACCTGATTGAAGAATTCGGGAGTCCTGTGAATGTACTCCATTCAGGTTCTATGCCTCGTAATATAAATGAGTTGGTTGACGCCGGCATTCAGATGGGGGTGGATACTCGAATATTTTTTGCCCGCAAAGCGAATAAGGGTCTTACCTTCGTTGATGCCGTTAAAGACACCGGTCATGGTGTAGATGTAGCCAGTGAACGAGAGTTATCTCAGGTGCTTAATCGTGGAGTCCCAGGAGAGCGGATCATTCTATCCGCAGCTATCAAACCGGACAGACTATTGGCATTAGCGATCGAAAATGGCGTGATCATCTCTGTGGATTCGCGTGATGAATTAGATCGCATTTCGGCTTTGGTTGGTGACCGCGTTGCACGAGTTGCGCCTAGAGTAGCTCCAGATCCTGCAGTCTTACCTCCAACTAGATTTGGTGAGCGTGCTGCAGACTGGGGTAATCGGCTTACCGAGGTGATACCCGGCGTGGATATTGTGGGTCTTCACGTTCACCTCCATGGCTATGCTGCAAAAGACCGTGCTCTGGCTCTGCAGGAATGTTGCCAACTCGTCGATTCTCTCAGAGAATGCGGGCATTCCCCACAGTTTATTGACCTTGGAGGAGGGGTGCCTATGAGCTACATTGAATCTGAGGAAGATTGGATCCGTTATCAATCCGCTAAATCTGCGACTTCAGCCGGGTATGCCGAATCCTTTACGTGGAAAGACGATCCGTTATCTAATACGTACCCGTTCTATCAGACCCCAGTGCGCGGTAATTGGTTGAAAGACGTGCTTTCTAAGGGGGTAGCTCAGATGCTCATTGACCGGGGATTGCGGTTACACCTAGAGCCTGGTCGAAGTTTACTAGATGGGTGTGGCGTCACTCTTGCCGAAGTTGCTTTTGTGAAAACCCGAAGTGACGGGTTGCCTCTAGTGGGACTGGCTATGAACCGAACGCAGTGCCGGACTACATCCGATGATTTTCTCATTGATCCCCTGCATATCACTGACGGTGATGTAGGCGAGGAAATCGAAGCATATCTAGTGGGTGCCTACTGCATCGAAGATGAGCTGATTTTACGCCGGCGAATCCGCTTCCCGAGAGGAGTCAAACCAGGAGATATCATCGGAATTCCTAACACCGCAGGATACTTCATGCATATCTTGGAAAGTGCATCGCACCAAATCCCGTTGGCGAAAAATGTAGTGTGGCCGGAGGGGCAGTTAGACGATATCGATGCGGATTAA
- a CDS encoding pyridoxal-phosphate dependent enzyme, with the protein MNRDSFQSIDELIGKTPLVRLGRFNANTSINLWAKMESYNPGGSAKDRTAHAMVLASDLRPGDTVVESSSGNLGIALSREAVLGGWTFHCVVDSRANRNTIAHMKALGTIVHEITEPDYETGDWLVARRKRVAQLRAQMSEAICLDQYSNTAAFQAHEQGTMTEIVEQLGGAPDYLLVAVSTTGTIGGCLGYVAAHGLSTQVIAVDAVGSVLFDGNAGPRHLPGFGAGMVPELSKHLSPHRVFRIDDRTSVEAARKMAQTEAILPGASGGAVLAAMEILRPDIPAGSNVVVILHDDGNKYLDTIYNDEWVEENLCSR; encoded by the coding sequence ATGAACAGGGACTCATTTCAAAGCATCGATGAGTTGATCGGAAAAACCCCTCTCGTTAGGTTGGGCCGATTCAATGCAAACACGAGTATCAATTTGTGGGCGAAGATGGAGTCCTATAACCCAGGTGGGAGTGCTAAAGACCGTACGGCTCATGCAATGGTACTGGCCAGCGATCTCCGCCCGGGTGACACCGTAGTGGAATCAAGTTCTGGCAATCTAGGAATTGCCTTGTCTCGAGAAGCGGTCCTAGGTGGCTGGACTTTTCATTGCGTTGTAGATTCGCGTGCTAACCGCAACACAATAGCGCACATGAAGGCACTAGGAACCATAGTGCATGAGATTACAGAACCAGATTACGAAACTGGAGATTGGCTGGTAGCACGAAGAAAACGTGTGGCGCAGCTACGTGCTCAGATGTCTGAAGCGATCTGTCTTGACCAATATTCAAACACAGCGGCTTTTCAGGCACACGAACAAGGAACAATGACTGAAATCGTCGAACAGCTTGGCGGTGCCCCTGATTATCTTCTAGTGGCGGTAAGCACCACGGGAACGATTGGGGGTTGTTTAGGGTACGTAGCTGCACACGGGTTGTCCACTCAAGTTATAGCAGTTGATGCGGTGGGATCAGTTCTGTTTGATGGAAATGCTGGCCCACGCCATTTACCAGGTTTCGGTGCTGGCATGGTCCCGGAATTATCGAAACACTTATCGCCCCACAGGGTTTTTCGTATTGATGATAGGACTTCAGTAGAAGCAGCCCGAAAGATGGCTCAGACAGAAGCCATCTTGCCCGGAGCGTCTGGTGGGGCCGTCCTCGCTGCTATGGAGATATTACGCCCCGACATCCCTGCGGGTAGCAATGTAGTAGTAATTCTTCATGATGACGGAAATAAGTATTTAGATACGATTTATAACGACGAATGGGTGGAGGAAAACCTTTGTTCAAGGTAG